Proteins found in one Aspergillus puulaauensis MK2 DNA, chromosome 8, nearly complete sequence genomic segment:
- a CDS encoding uncharacterized protein (COG:I;~EggNog:ENOG410PU8V;~InterPro:IPR001753,IPR029045;~PFAM:PF00378;~go_function: GO:0003824 - catalytic activity [Evidence IEA]) — protein MIRTPAFRMPRVPSLASMRSSIRAFRGQTATLARIGEVRELVHAQQQRTMGNPKLFHTVAPKLQATSPSDQRPTSDPRVDILCSVTPAPGGGNRTVANVTVSNPKRLNSITGDMVQKLASTLRQLSQQPDLRCLVIQGAQTATRSPAMTSGADVYQMANIKSYEEAEEFISGLHEACQAMRDIPVPTIAKIDGLCLGGGLELVAGCDFRYATRRSTFSMPETKLAIPSVIEARLLANIIGWQKAKEMVYFARIYTAEEVEAWGLVDKTCQDMQELEETVNEAVTTISSYGPKAMREQKALCKFWEENDLVSGIKAGIHSYASMFQDGGSEPAQYMKAFTERKR, from the coding sequence ATGATTCGCACTCCTGCCTTTCGAATGCCCCGGGTGCCCTCCCTCGCCTCTATGAGAAGTTCAATCCGAGCCTTTCGGGGACAGACAGCGACACTCGCTCGTATCGGCGAGGTAAGAGAGCTAGTCCACGCCCAACAGCAAAGGACTATGGGAAATCCAAAATTGTTCCATACCGTCGCACCAAAGCTCCAAGCAACTTCGCCATCTGATCAGCGGCCCACAAGCGATCCACgagtcgatatcctctgctCTGTCACACCAGCGCCCGGCGGAGGCAATAGAACAGTCGCCAATGTCACCGTCTCAAATCCGAAACGCCTCAACAGCATAACCGGAGACATGGTGCAGAAGCTCGCTTCGACCCTTCGACAGCTATCTCAACAGCCTGACCTGCGCTGTCTCGTGATCCAGGGTGCTCAAACCGCCACCAGAAGCCCGGCCATGACATCGGGGGCAGATGTGTACCAAATGGCCAATATCAAGTCCtatgaagaagccgaggaatTTATATCCGGGCTCCATGAGGCCTGCCAGGCGATGCGTGACATCCCAGTGCCGACCATCGCAAAGATTGATGGCTTATGTCTTGGGGGAGGTTTGGAATTAGTTGCTGGGTGTGACTTCCGTTATGCAACTCGCAGATCGACCTTCAGCATGCCAGAGACAAAGCTTGCAATTCCGTCTGTTATCGAGGCGCGTCTCCTAGCAAACATCATCGGCTGGCAGAAAGCAAAGGAGATGGTCTATTTTGCAAGGATCTACACTGCTGAAGAAGTAGAAGCTTGGGGACTGGTGGATAAGACCTGCCAGGACatgcaggagctggaagagaCAGTGAATGAAGCAGTCACAACCATCTCTTCCTATGGACCCAAGGCTATGCGGGAGCAGAAGGCGCTGTGTAAGTTCTGGGAGGAAAATGACCTGGTGTCTGGAATTAAGGCTGGTATTCATTCGTACGCCAGTATGTTCCAAGATGGGGGTTCGGAGCCTGCCCAGTACATGAAGGCGTTCACTGAAAGGAAGCGGTAG
- a CDS encoding CaiB/BaiF CoA transferase family protein (COG:I;~EggNog:ENOG410PJE3;~InterPro:IPR023606,IPR003673;~PFAM:PF02515;~go_function: GO:0008410 - CoA-transferase activity [Evidence IEA]) produces MRLWTRPVALKTPCVRTLEPYHLRQQALSTAIDANTQNLPLAGLRILDLSRVLAGPFCTQILGDYGASVLKIEQPHLGDETRSWRAPKEAQMWKDDACNMSLYFSAVNRNKRSMTLNLKSPAGVEIAKRLARESDVLIHNFLPGRAETMGLGYEELKKDNKRLIYTSISGYGTNGPNRSRPGYDAIALAESGLLHVTGEKGGPPTKPGVAIADMCTGLHAHGAILAALAQRQSTGLGTKIEGSLFETGLNLLINVGVNALNLDTNGAPEERRRGQRWGLEHPSLVPYGGFKTQDGKTIFIAANNDRQWKILCERINLAHLLQDIRFSTNDGRLKCRHEINQSVQEAIKKRTKDQWFQQFENSGLPYGVINDVVEALESPQSTARDMVIDVSDFEASRDGNLKLIAPAVKFANAPMGVRLNPPELGQHTAEVLSELGYSAVEIKGLRQSGAI; encoded by the exons ATGAGACTGTGGACTCGACCCGTCGCCCTCAAAACTCCTTGCGTGAGAACCCTAGAGCCG TATCACCTTCGCCAACAGGCACTATCGACTGCAATAGATGCAAATACCCAAAATCTACCACTGGCTGGGTTACGCATTTTGGATCTCTCACGCGTGCTCGCCGGTCCGTTCTGTACCCAAATCCTCGGGGACTATGGGGCGTCTGTCTTGAAAATAGAACAGCCACATCTGGGCGATGAGACGCGGAGTTGGCGTGCTCCCAAGGAGGCGCAAATGTGGAAGGACGATGCCTGCAACATGAGTCTTTACTTCTCGGCTGTTAACCGCAACAAACGCTCAATGACACTCAACCTCAAGTCGCCGGCCGGAGTTGAAATTGCCAAAAGGCTGGCTCGGGAGAGTGACGTTCTCATCCACAACTTCCTGCCGGGAAGAGCTGAAACAATGGGGCTGGGATATGAAGAATTGAAGAAAGACAACAAGCGCCTTATTTACACATCGATCTCTGGGTACGGCACCAACGGACCCAATAGATCCCGCCCTGGATACGACGCAATTGCACTGGCGGAATCAGGCCTTCTCCATGTCACCGGAGAGAAGGGAGGCCCGCCCACGAAGCCCGGGGTTGCCATTGCGGACATGTGCACCGGCCTTCACGCACACGGAGCCATTTTGGCTGCGTTGGCACAGAGGCAGAGCACCGGCCTTGGAACTAAGATTGAAGGGAGTTTATTTGAAACGGGCCTCAATCTTCTCATCAACGTGGGCGTCAACGCCTTGAACCTGGACACAAACGGTGCCCCCGAggaacgacgacgagggcaacGCTGGGGCTTAGAGCACCCCAGCTTGGTCCCCTATGGTGGCTTTAAAACACAGGACGGCAAGACGATCTTTATTGCCGCGAACAATGATCGCCAGTGGAAAATACTGTGTGAGAGAATCAATCTCGCCCATTTGCTGCAGGATATCAGATTCAGTACCAACGACGGGCGTCTGAAATGTCGCCACGAGATCAACCAAAGTGTGCAAGAAGCAATCAAGAAGCGAACCAAAGACCAATGGTTTCAGCAGTTCGAGAATAGCGGTCTTCCTTACGGAGTAATCAATGATGTGGTGGAGGCCCTCGAGAGCCCTCAATCGACAGCGCGAGATATGGTTATAGATGTTTCCGACTTCGAAGCGTCCAGAGATGGAAATCTGAAGCTAATTGCCCCAGCAGTCAAGTTTGCAAACGCGCCAATGGGGGTTAGGTTAAACCCGCCAGAGCTAGGACAGCACACCGCTGAGGTTCTCAGTGAGCTTGGATATTCTGCTGTTGAGATCAAGGGTTTGAGGCAATCCGGTGCAATCTGA